A genomic segment from Nocardia cyriacigeorgica GUH-2 encodes:
- a CDS encoding DivIVA domain-containing protein, which produces MTAVTPEDVGRTTFALTPPGLRGYHTDEVDAFLELVAATLGGSGGLTADDLRQVSFGAPRGGRRGYRAEQVDEFLDRVHAELEYRQRGVRPVPAAAPGPAPARLLTPADVHRMRFTPAPLEQRGYHIEEVDAFLDLVAATLAHDGPGSLTVDDVRAVRFTVARLGVRGYQRDEVDAFLDLVITALQQPAGLR; this is translated from the coding sequence CGGACGACGTTCGCCTTGACCCCGCCCGGACTTCGCGGCTACCACACCGACGAGGTCGACGCATTCCTCGAGCTCGTCGCCGCCACCCTGGGCGGTAGCGGCGGGCTCACCGCCGACGATCTGCGCCAGGTCAGTTTCGGCGCCCCGCGCGGTGGCCGTCGCGGCTATCGCGCCGAACAGGTCGACGAGTTCCTCGACCGGGTACATGCCGAACTCGAGTACCGGCAGCGTGGGGTGCGTCCGGTGCCCGCGGCGGCGCCGGGACCCGCGCCGGCGCGATTGCTGACGCCGGCGGATGTGCACCGGATGCGGTTCACCCCCGCGCCGCTGGAACAGCGCGGATATCACATCGAGGAGGTGGACGCCTTTCTCGATCTGGTCGCGGCGACGCTGGCACACGACGGGCCGGGCAGCCTGACCGTCGACGATGTGCGTGCGGTGCGGTTCACGGTGGCGCGGCTGGGTGTGCGCGGTTATCAGCGCGATGAGGTGGATGCTTTCTTGGATCTGGTGATCACGGCGTTGCAGCAGCCTGCCGGGCTGCGCTGA